A window of Aequoribacter fuscus genomic DNA:
ACCATCTGAGCTCTACTGCGAAGACTAGAACACCAATAGTCGCTAATAAAAATTCTGGTACGGCTACTAGAGAAAGCGTGATTATATTAAGTGCACGATCTAATGGTGAATTTCGTTTCATCGCAGACAAAACGCCGATGGTCAGGGCTAAGGGTACCGCAATGGCTGCTGTAATTCCTGCTAACGTCATTGATCTTGGAAGTCGATCACTGATTAGGTCTGAAACGGGCATTTGATTGGCAAGGGAAATACCAGGGTCACCAGATAATATACCGGTTAGCCACAGCAGGTAGCGTTCAAAAGGTGGGCGGTCGAGTCCGTAGGCTTCACGTAAAGCGCTGATTGCTTCGGGAGTAGCACTTTGCCCAAGAATCGCTTGAACCGCATCACCGGGAAGAAGATTTGATATAAAAAAAACAATGCCAGACACGATGAGCAAAATAAACGCCGCAACGACGAGGCGTTTACCTAGTAAATAAAAAGTAAACGTCATGCCTCGGAATCCCACCAAACATGCTCGGCAAACTGATAGCCCATAAGTCCACCAACTGGGATCGACTTTAGACCTTTCACCCGAGTGTCTAAGCCATCAATCATATTGATGAACACGGGAATTCCAATGCCACATTCTTCGTGTATTAATGTTTGCATGTCTGTATACATTTGCTTACGTACATGCTCATTTACCTCGTATCGAGCTGCCTGTAATAACTGGTCAAACTTAGGGCTGTTCCAGCCTGATTCATTCCAAGGCGCATCGGACTTAAAGAAAATACTGAACAAGAGGTCTATGCTCGGCCTTGGATTGATATTGCCGAAACCAAGAGGGTGCTTCATCCAGTGATTTGACCAGTAGCCATCAGAAGGTACCCTGTTGACTGCTAGATTAAGACCAATTTCCGATGCTCGCAGTTGTAATAGCGATGCCATATCCACTGAACCCTCCGCAGCAGGGCTACAAAAAATAGGGAATCTGCCCCCGAGGGCGCCCGATTTTTTAAAATGGAATTTTGCTTTGTCGAGATCAAACTCCCGGATTGGCAAATCATTTGCGTAGTATTTGTGAAACGGAGGAACAGGGTGATCATTGGCGATTGTTGCATGTCCTCTAAACAACGCTCTTTGTATCAAAGTTCTGTCTGTCAGATATTTCATACCCAAGATAAAGTCGGGGTTTTGGGTCGGATAAAGGTCTTTTCTCATAATTAAGTTACTGTAGAGCCCAGACTGTGTTTCGTGTATCCGGTGCCGTCCTTCTGCTGTTACACGGCTAATTGATCTGGGGTTCACGGCCAGCATCATATGGATGTCGCCCGATAGTAGCGCATTGACTCGCGCTGATTCATCGCTGATGCCAATAAGTTCAATAGAGTCTAAATAAGGCGCATTGGGCTTCCAGTAATTTTTGTTTTTCTTAACCACCGTTCTAATGCCAGGGGCAAATTCTTCGAGTACAAAAGGCCCCGTTCCGACCCCATTTTTTGCATCGCCAGGATTGGTCGTGACAATACAAAAATGGCTGGTGGCCAGCATAATTGGCAAAT
This region includes:
- a CDS encoding ABC transporter permease, which translates into the protein MTFTFYLLGKRLVVAAFILLIVSGIVFFISNLLPGDAVQAILGQSATPEAISALREAYGLDRPPFERYLLWLTGILSGDPGISLANQMPVSDLISDRLPRSMTLAGITAAIAVPLALTIGVLSAMKRNSPLDRALNIITLSLVAVPEFLLATIGVLVFAVELRWFSSLSYLPKNPDFGDYLYNFALPVGTLLCVLIAQMARMTRAAVIEELDKPYAEMALLKGASLTRIALKHALPNAISPIANAIALGLSYLLGGVIVVEVVFNYPGVASLMVDAVSNRDMALLQACAMLFCCGYMLLVLIADWLSIIFNPKR
- a CDS encoding ABC transporter substrate-binding protein; this encodes MSEQSRWNLRLNRRDFVKVTGSGLLAAATPVLSTYAGGANEQPKFGGHLKVASISSSTADTLDPGKGSLSTDYMRHHMLYNGLFRFSETLEALPELAQNYETNDNQNWTISLRRGIQFHNGKPLTADDVVYSLLRHKDSSYGSKVAVVAAQFEQVRKVDQHTVSVTLREANPDLPIMLATSHFCIVTTNPGDAKNGVGTGPFVLEEFAPGIRTVVKKNKNYWKPNAPYLDSIELIGISDESARVNALLSGDIHMMLAVNPRSISRVTAEGRHRIHETQSGLYSNLIMRKDLYPTQNPDFILGMKYLTDRTLIQRALFRGHATIANDHPVPPFHKYYANDLPIREFDLDKAKFHFKKSGALGGRFPIFCSPAAEGSVDMASLLQLRASEIGLNLAVNRVPSDGYWSNHWMKHPLGFGNINPRPSIDLLFSIFFKSDAPWNESGWNSPKFDQLLQAARYEVNEHVRKQMYTDMQTLIHEECGIGIPVFINMIDGLDTRVKGLKSIPVGGLMGYQFAEHVWWDSEA